cattttaaaataattaaattactGAAATATTACTAACATTAAACATGCTGAACTAATTTAGTCATTTCATAGTATTGTGGGAGCACTAGAATTGCATTTGGACGATAATTAAGTTCCATATGTATTGAAAAACTATTCACTGTAACCAAAATCACTGCATTTTGGTCAAGGTCAGTCACCACGCTGAGAATCACAGTACTTTACTGCAGATCACACACCACTGAGAGACATTATTGCTTTTAGTTCATTTGACATACACAAACCTCAGCGTTCTCTCTATGCAACAGAGCAGCAGATTGCATTAAAAACGTTTGGAAACCCAGTCTGGGTGCTACCGATACAGCACCTCTACAGTACTCCGTGAGACAGACATTTAATTAACTGCCTGAACTAGGGGCTGCAGTAAATAACATGTACTTATTGGAGCACTTTTCACCTTCTTTCAGTAGATGCAGGGCGGGTTCCCTTTACAAAAGGCGTTCTGATGTCTTACAACAGTTATTTCAACCATATCCTTAACACAGTCATTGAGGCACCTCTTAGAGACGCAAGAGCTTAGTCCATAAATACAATAAACACCAATTTCCATCACTTCCCCTCTTCCGCCTATGTCTCCATGCCTATGAGCATACATGACGGAGGCAACAATGCTTTTTGATACATCATCTGGAAGTCATGCTGCAGCCAGTTACAAGGGAAGCTCTCTTTTGAGTTTAGAGGCAAAAGAGCAACTGCCCCTCTCTGGGTTTGGTGACCTGATTTCACTTTCCTACGCACGCCAAATAAACTACTGCATACCACTGAGTGAATGACAAATTAGCATTTCCCCTTTACTGGTTTCCCATCTCCATCCTTCCGCTCTCCATCTTCCCACAGAACTCCCACTGGGTTCAAACTACTGAGCTGAAGTACTTCCTTGCGGCAGATTACCACCAGGAGTGTCTGGCTCATGCACGGACTCGCATGCACAGCTcttctggagctgctccaaCTCCACATACTGAGTACGCTGGCAAACTATTAGTAGCAATTATTGCCATTAAGTTATTTGTAGCAACTTTGAAGTGGGTAATACTATTTGTTTTCATTCAATTTCTGGTTCTTTGAATGCAGAATCGTGGATCGGCAGCTTCCAAGTCCTGCAGCATCCTTTTCTATTGGATTTAGTCATAAAGTTGATAAGCTCTAGATGCTCCGGCGAGCAGAGTCCCGGCTCTTCCCGCCGGCGGCAGCCGGGACGAGGATGGAGGCCGGGACAGGGAGCGGCTCCGGGACTGGGCGGGGGTGATGGTCGCTACAGCGGGTACCCCGGCGCGGCGGTGAAAAGccggcagggcaggggcagggatggggacagggacaggggcaggagcagcagcaggggcaggggcaggagcagcggcaggggcaggagcagggacagggacaggggcaggagcagcggCAGGGGCAGAAGCAGcgacaggagcaggagcagcggcaggggcaggggcaggggcaggtgcGCGGCGGGCGGCGGTGGCGGCCGGCGCTGCTGACGGTGCTGCCCGGGGATTATCGGCGGGCGCCGGCCGGCCCCGCTTTTGCTGCGCCCGCTGCCGGCCCGAACGCGGGGGCCCGACCGGGGACAAAGGGCGGAgcgagccggggccggggcagggGTCGCGGCCAGGGGCAGGGCGGGCTCCGGCTCCGGCCGCCACCGCCCACACAGGGCACCTTCCCCAGCCATGTCCCCCAACTACATCCGGAGCTTCTCGGAGGGATGTGTGAGTACGCGGGGCGCGCCCCTGGCCCCACCGGAGCCGGGGTCCGGCCCCAAAGCGCGCACGGGCCAGAGGGGCCGCCCGCCCGCCTGCGCTCCCGGCCCGGGCTCGGCGGGGCAGGCGGCCGGAGCGGGCTGACAATCGCCCCTTTGGGGAGAGTGAACTTTAATTTGCGGGAATAAGGATGGTTCTAAGCATGGTTAGGTTTGATGGTGGCACGGCGGTCCGTGCTTTGCCATCACCTGACATCATGTGAATGAATCAGTACAACAGCAAAACGAATAGCCTTTGGGTCGAAGCGCTCAGCTCCGTCTGGCGCCTTCTGCAGCAGCGGAATACAGATAAAGGCAGTGAAACAAATGAACTGGCAAGTGCTAGACAAATTAACGTTTATATAAAGTTAGAAGGAACAATAAAGTGTTGTAAGAACATTATTCTGTTAGAGAGCTACTGCACCCTTCATAGGCAAACTGTCTCCTTTAAAACAagtagaataaaataaatattctggATAATGAAAAAGAGCAACTAGACCTCCAACAATAACACtgttcatttttgttttttatgttCAATGAACCCTCTGATTTGCAGCTCAGGCCGCCAACAGTAATTGGACAATTCCACACTCTTTTTTTTGGCTCAATTCGAATGTTTTTCCTTGGTGTTTTGGGCTTTGCTGTTTATGGAAATGAGGCCTTGCATTTCAGCTGTGACCCAGACAAGAGAGAGGTTAATCTTTTCTGTTACAACCAGTTCAGACCTATAACTCCTCAGGTAATTatctttttctgttattttttttttcatggtaaAAATCCAATGTAAAGCAAATTAACTGCAAAAATTAAAGCATGATTTTTCCATATAAGTACTAACTGACTAGGCTAATTATCACTAGCTTTTTACATTAATATTTTCCTCTTACTATCCCTTTAGTTGTAACTAAATATGGAGCTGTGTTTCCTGTCCTTCAAAATAATACTAATGTTTCAGAACCCAACTAAACTTTTCCAACCAAAACATAACTGCTTTTTACCTTTATTGTCATCTAAGCTTTTCTACATTCGATATATATTAAAAACAGACTTGCAAAATGTTCCAATATGCATGTGTTTTAGCTGTTCCAAAGCAGTTGTAAATGATCTGACAGGTACATTTCTGCTGCATTTTAGGTATTCTGGGCATTACAGCTGGTGATTGTACTGGTACCTGGAGCCTTTTTTCACCTTTATGCTGCTTGTAAGAGCATCAAACAGGAAGATATTCTCCAAAAGTCATCATACACTGGTTTTTATATCTTCTCTGTTTTCTTAAGGATTGTCCTTGAAGTTGTGGCTTTTTGGCTTCAGATTCAGCTCTTTGGTTTCAAAGTGAACGCAATCTACATGTGTGATGTGGGAGCACTTGATAAAAAGTTTAACATTACCCGGTGCATGGTGCCAGAGCACTTTGAAAAGACAATCTTTCTTATTGCAATGTACACATTTACTGTGATTACAGTGATCTTGTGTGTTGCTGAAATTTTTGAAATCTCATGTAGAAGGCTAGGTATCTTAAAAACTCAGTGATGTCAACTTGCATTCATTTACTGCTCAGTCCACCTGCAGTTTTGTAACAATGGTTTCAAACCACAGCAGAAAAACATCTCCTGTCCTCTATGCAGTGCTGCAGAAGAGAACCACTCTCATGATTACTGAGGCAGAATGGTCACTTGACATAAAATTCTCTTCTAAAAACTTGCACACTATGAGAACAATCTTTGTTTCCAAGTCAAGGTCAAAGGCACTAAGATCTCCAAGAGCAATGTATTTTCATGACCTGCTACCTATGATAGTTATgcccccagaggagtgcttgtGTGTGAGGAGATGGTTATTTATAAACACACTTCTATTCACAGCTTTTCTGAACACATGCTATCTGAGTTAATAAGGCCATTGCCCTTCTAGGAAAAATTATTGCAAACTTTTTACATGTTCTTATGGCTTGAGAATTGAACAATAATAGTGGATGTTCTCCGTGTACCAGAAAGAACTCCAACATCTTCCCAAGAAGTGCCACTGAGATGTAACCTGCAACTCAGCCCCCAGGGGCAGAGGCTCCTGGTTAGACTGTGGTGACAACATATCCATGGATACCAGCTTACTTTGCAGAGGCTCAGCTACTGTCACCTGCTGGCTCAGAATCTCCTTTTAAAAGTGAAAGAGTAGCATGGTATTCTTTGTGCTGACTGCAATGCCTCACTACGTTTTAGCCTAACATAAAGAAGATTTTTACCAATATAGTATGATCACATtttgaaggaggaaaagggcTTTTTAACAATTTTGCATAAGCGGCTTCAAAGTGTCAAAATAAAATCTTAGAGAAAAGCCTTTCCTAGGCCCAATCATGATTTGATTTCAATGTGTTTTGCTTGTGTGTGACTGCAGAATTGGGCCCACAGAATTTTCTGATGTTTGTGTCAGATCTAACTTTTTCTTGCTCTGACTAAGGCTGCTAGAATAACAATGAAAAAGAACTCTGCATATTAAAATTATTCTATGCAGTAAGTGTATTGGGTTAGGTTAGGTCTTAAACTTTTTATAGGCATCAGATGTTTTTGTGTGCAACAGCTTCTtcttaaggtttaataaacatAATAAATTTAGAAGTGATTTCCTTGTGCTGAAGTGagataaaggaaagaaaacagatttCAGAATCAGAAAGAAAGGAGGAGGTGGTTTCCTGTATAAAATATCTACAAATAGCTAGTACAACAATCAACAATTTTCCATCTGTTTTTCAAACATAAAAAAACTGAGATCCTGATAAGAGAATCTGGgtaatttcagaaatatttagaaaattctggaaaaaatcTTACCAATTGTTTTACCACCAATTGTTAGGTAATTAGTCCAAATATGATTCAGCACAGCTGAATTATCATAGCCTTGTAATTCTCACCCACAAAAGTAAACCTGCTAAATAAATGGAATAGCAAGTTTTAGGTGTCTTGGATTTGATTGAATCTGAGTCGTCTGAAACAAAGTGGGCTACAACTAGATGTGTGGTTTTTTAAACATGCTGATCAAGAACAAAACTACATATTTCAATACATGTGCTATATTAAAgcattaatattatttttcccTATGGAAATAAGTTTTATGTTGTCTTAAAGAAATGTCCAGTCAAAGCTATCAGATTTATGCAATATTAAATTAGTTATTTGATATTTGCAAGCATTGcaagtgaaataaaaatcactGTGGTAACTTCTTGTTTACATAATATGCCATGTTCTTTGGTTGATACATGTCTAATTTTTCACTGTATATGTCAATATCCATCTGGAATTATTCTTTCCAATTGAAAATTGTAATctcaagtaaaaaaaatatttagaaaaacatACAGTATATAGAACTactaagaaaaagaatgtaCTTTCATGTGCTAGGAACAGTTGTTACCAACGGTACACTTGGAATCCCACTTCATCAGTTATttgtataataataaaataacttAATCACAACCTCGTCAGTATTTTCCCTGGTGTTCAATATGTCATTGCTTGTTGTTCTTCTGTAAATTTCCAAACACTTCAGAAGGGTCAGAAGAGTGCCAAAACCCTCAAGCCCTCAGGAGTTTTTTAAGTCCTTGTTGCCATCAAGAGCCTTGAAGAACAAGTACTAGCATGGGACTGTCTGAGGATGCCTTGAGTGATTTAGGAGCTGTGTTACTGGCCACCATGGCCTTTTCTTTCTGGTCACATTCTGGAACATATTAAAAATTTCCCTTCTTCCAAATCAGATACAccgatttttttttctgcatttcctgTGGAATTAAAATTGTCAAACTCCTCAGtccttcatttaaaaaaaaaaaagtgcattaTTGCCTTTTAGtgcaaatgtttttctgtgCCTCATTCTGCCATTAGTTTCTGGAACACATTGATGGAGATATTATATTCATGTAAAGAAATCGTTTCCCCATGGATATCAACACTTCTCTTTCCTATATTTGCCATTTGTTTTCCTGGCACTCATTGTATTCTCAAGTGTCTAtaaacttttcttttgcttAGTCTTCCAAACTCCCACCACTTTCATTCTCATTTACAATGTTTTCTATCAGCTTCCTTCCACCCTTACTCCCTCTGAGATTGATATGCCTTCATGCATTTCTCAGTATTGAGCTGATTTTTGCTCAAAGGCTTAGCAAGTATTTGAGACAATCATGAaggctttttttctgcttttgccaTTAAGAAAGGAATTTATAATACAGCTGGGGATTCTTTGATTCAATTCTATTTCTTTACACAGTGAACATGAAGTCCTGTCTCCCAGAACACTGAGGAAGCATTTTTGTTGCTTACATCAGGTTCACACTGTAAGTGCTTCTTTGactttttcattgttttccacCATACTCTAGCCACCTAATTTTCACAGATAGCACTCAAAGCAATCCCCAGCTCATGTGTTTGCAATCAGTTTTGTCTCTAGTCAGACATCATGACCATTTCAGTTCTCACTTAACAAAGAACCGTAATTGTGACGTGATTGCATTTACatagctatatatatatatagctgctctgggccagccAGCCTCTAGTATAacaccacagcatcccagtccTGTAACCACTCCTTGTTCTCTGCTTTCATGGATTCTTCTCTTCTGTTCAGACATCATTTCCCTTCTGTTCCCTTTCTGGCACACTCCCATACCAGCAATGAGACAACACAACCACCTCTCCTACCCTGTGCCTCCGTCCAGCAAGCACTCTTCTTCATGGCCTGGAGCACTGACATTCCCTTCCTTTGCAAACAGACACTTTGAGATCAAGGGTTGGCTAAAGGGCTACctaaaagaaatgtaaaaatagTTTTAACTATGCCATCAGAATGAGGTATATAGACACTAAATTTATATTGCAATAACTTGTGAGATTCATTTAAAACCATTTTGCTTCAACAGTTCACATTTCTCATCCTGTTCTTATCCCCTCTCTGCAAAACTAGAAATCCCTGGCAGTTATCTGAGAAAAAGTTATCTGAGAAAAAGTTATCTGATGATCCCCTGAGATGCATGCTCCGGAGCTGACAGACTTTCTGATAGCCACCAAGAAGCAGCCCAGTCCTATTAGCCAGGCCATGGTAGTATTACAAAATGGGGAACATGTTAAATTTTCTTAAGGAAGGATTTTCTTTGATGTTTAATCTTTGAATACTTTCAAGCTTAATCAAAAAGGGAGATTTAATATGTGAAAACAGACAGCAGCTAACAAGCAAGCTCTAACTGATCTCCAAGTGTTAGAAAAACAAATCACTTGGTAGTAGAAATGCCTTGTTTACCAGGTTTACATTGTTTGCCAGGTTTAGAGCTTGACATCCTTCATCCATCTCAGACCCTGGGGCAGGTTAACAAAGCTTGGAAAGAAGGACACAAGGAATGTAGAATTTACAGGCCACAGGGCCATTTGGCAGAACCcacaaaataaggaagaaactAATAAGGCCACTCAGTTACTGTGCTGCAATCAGCTCCAACTGGGTAAAAGGCAATTCTGGCAGGGGGAAATC
This sequence is a window from Zonotrichia albicollis isolate bZonAlb1 chromosome 3, bZonAlb1.hap1, whole genome shotgun sequence. Protein-coding genes within it:
- the GJE1 gene encoding putative gap junction epsilon-1 protein produces the protein MFFLGVLGFAVYGNEALHFSCDPDKREVNLFCYNQFRPITPQVFWALQLVIVLVPGAFFHLYAACKSIKQEDILQKSSYTGFYIFSVFLRIVLEVVAFWLQIQLFGFKVNAIYMCDVGALDKKFNITRCMVPEHFEKTIFLIAMYTFTVITVILCVAEIFEISCRRLGILKTQ